The sequence TTGCGCACCATATCCATTAATTGCAGGATCATCGCTTGCGCCGGATTGAGCTTGCCGATGACCGCACCGGGACGTTCACTTAGGCAGAGGCTGCCAACGAAGGCGTCCATGCCAAGCGACGAGCTGGCCTGGAAATCCGACCAGGTGCGCACGCCGCGCGCCACCATGCGGATCGACGATTGCTTGAGCGACGCATACAGCCGCGCCTGCGCCGGAAAATCCGGACTGCCAAAACGGATTTCGATATGCGTCACCAGCGGCAGAAAATTCCTGTCCTGGCCAGCCAGGTCGACATTGCACAACATGATGCCGAAGCCGGCCACGCGCGCCGCTTTGATGTCATCAAGCGCCGATGCGTCACCCAGGTCGACCCGGTCGATCATCAATATTGTGTCTTTCGGTGACAGCGAGCTCAGCACGCCGGAACGCAAGGTTTCGGGTGTGGCCTCCAGGAACAGCAAAGAACCGGCCATCAGATAACCGCGTTCCGCATGCGTGAAGCGCTCGCCGGCAAATGCCGCCAGCGCCTGCAGATCGGGCTCGCCAGGTTGCGACAGATAGCCGTCCGGCCCCTGCCAGCTCAACGCATAACCGAGCACCTTCAGGGTCGGATCGAGCAATGGTTCACGGACGATGAAATTGACGTCTTGCATGGAATGGCTTCAAGGGTAAAGAACAGCTACATGAACAATAAAAACCGGCATCGAGCGGACCGCAAGCGCAATCCGTCAGAAGCCGAGACTGTCGAGCAAATCATCCACCTGGCTCTGATCGGCCACGACATCATGACCGACGGGATTGATCTGCGGACCATTGAGTAGACTGTTGTCGGCATCGCGTTTGACATCGGCGGGTGAATAATCGACCAGCAATTGCACCAGTTGCTGCTCCAATCCATGCGCCAGTTCAGTGACTTTCTTGATCACCTGTCCGGTCAGATCCTGAAAATCCTGCGCCATCATGATCTCGAGCAGATGCGCATGCGTTGTGGTGGTGGCGATCTGCGTAGCAGCCAGGTACGCCATCGTTCGGGCTGCCTCTTCGCGATAACGGATCTCCGAAAAAGGCGCGTCCAGCGTGGCTTGCCACTGTACAGCCAGACCCTTGGCACCATCACCGATCTGGTCTTGCAGCGGATTGGCCGCATCGGTTGCATTGAGTACTTTTTGCGCCGCCTGTTCGGTCATCCGGGCGACGTAATCGAGCCGGTCGCGGGCGTCCGGAATGTCGTGCGTGGCACGCTCCATCAGCTTGTCGAAACCCAGTCCGCGCAGGCTGTCATGCAGACTGCGCGTCATCTGGCCGACACGCATCAGCACTTCATCGTGCTGGATTGCCGTCGTTGCTGTTGATACGGGTGCCTGCATGTCGGGCGCGCTCAAATCAGGCTCCTACCTTTTCAAGCTTTTCGAAAATTTTCTTGAGTTTTTCATCCAGGGTCGCCGCCGTGAATGGCTTGACGACATAGCCGTTGGCACCGGCCTGGGCTGCAGCAATGATGTTTTCTTTTTTAGCTTCGGCTGTGACCATCAGGACCGGCAGTTTTGCGAGGGCCGGATCAGCGCGAATACTCTGCAGCATCGTCAGGCCATCCATGACCGGCATGTTCCAGTCCGAGACCACAAAATCGAACTGCCCGGCACGCAGTTTGGCCAGTGCCATCGCGCCATCTTCGGCTTCATCGACATTGGTATAGCCAAGTTCCTTGAGGAGATTGCGCACGATGCGGCGCATGGTGGAAAAATCGTCGACGACGAGAAATCGGGTATTGGGACCGGCCATAAGTTACTCCATCAATTCTTGTCTATGTTGGGATCCGTGACTGACCCTAGCGTGCATTATGCACGGATCCATCTTGGCTTTCACCTGCGAACTGCACTATCAGACCCGTAATGCACGGCTACTGTGGGTTGCCAGATAACCCAGCACTTTGGCCGGCAACTCCAGCAACGGCGCGACCTCGTCGGCAGCGCCGACGGCAATGGCTTCGCGCGGCATGCCGAAGACCACGCAACTGGCTTCATCCTGCGCAAAATTGTGCGCGCCCGCCTGCTTCATCTCCAGCATGCCGAGCGCGCCATCCTTGCCCATGCCGGTGAGGATCACACCGACGGCGTTCTTGCCGGCACCGGTGGCCGCCGACCGGAACAAAACATCAACCGATGGCCGGTGGCGGTTCACCGGTGGACCCTGGTCCAGTTTGGTCATGTAATTGGCCCCGCTGCGCGCCAGCGACAGATGCGAATGGCCCGGTGCGATGTAGGCATGGCCAGGCAGGATCCGCTCGCCGCCGGCGGCTTCGACGACCGAGATTTTGCACAGGCCATCGAGCCGCTGCGCGAACGAACGCGTGAATCCTTCGGGCATGTGCTGTGTGATCAGGATGCCGGGACAATCCGAAGGCATGCGCAACAGGAATTCCTTGATCGCTTCGGTGCCGCCGGTGGAGGCACCGATGATGATCAGTTTTTCGCTACTGATGAAGGTATTACCGACCTGCGGCAGCGGCCGCCCGGCCTGGCTCTCGGCGCCGGCCACCGGCACTACGCGCGCCTTGATGCGGGCTTTCGAGGCAGCACGAATCTTATCGGCAATCATCTCGGTGTAATCCCGCATGCCGTCGAGGATGGCCAGCTTGGGCTTGGTGACAAAATCGACTGCACCCAATTCAAGTGCACGCAAGGTAATCTCAGAACCGCGCTCGGTCAGCGACGACACCATCAGTACCGGCATCGGTCGCAAACGCATCAGCTTTTCGAGGAAGTCGAGGCCATCCATGCGCGGCATTTCGACGTCCAGCGTGAGCACGTCCGGATTGGTCTGCTTGATCAGGTCGCGCGCGACGATCGGGTCGGGCGCGACGCCGACGACTTCCATGTCCGGCTGGCTATTGATGATTTCTTTCATGACGCTGCGTATCAATGCCGAATCATCGACGATCAGTACCTTGATTTTCATATTGTCCCTTTCGGTCTGCACTGTTCAATTAAAACAA comes from Actimicrobium sp. CCC2.4 and encodes:
- a CDS encoding chemotaxis response regulator protein-glutamate methylesterase, whose product is MKIKVLIVDDSALIRSVMKEIINSQPDMEVVGVAPDPIVARDLIKQTNPDVLTLDVEMPRMDGLDFLEKLMRLRPMPVLMVSSLTERGSEITLRALELGAVDFVTKPKLAILDGMRDYTEMIADKIRAASKARIKARVVPVAGAESQAGRPLPQVGNTFISSEKLIIIGASTGGTEAIKEFLLRMPSDCPGILITQHMPEGFTRSFAQRLDGLCKISVVEAAGGERILPGHAYIAPGHSHLSLARSGANYMTKLDQGPPVNRHRPSVDVLFRSAATGAGKNAVGVILTGMGKDGALGMLEMKQAGAHNFAQDEASCVVFGMPREAIAVGAADEVAPLLELPAKVLGYLATHSSRALRV
- a CDS encoding EAL and HDOD domain-containing protein, encoding MQDVNFIVREPLLDPTLKVLGYALSWQGPDGYLSQPGEPDLQALAAFAGERFTHAERGYLMAGSLLFLEATPETLRSGVLSSLSPKDTILMIDRVDLGDASALDDIKAARVAGFGIMLCNVDLAGQDRNFLPLVTHIEIRFGSPDFPAQARLYASLKQSSIRMVARGVRTWSDFQASSSLGMDAFVGSLCLSERPGAVIGKLNPAQAMILQLMDMVRKNADVRQLEGVLKRDAALSYKLLRYINSAGFGLGTEIQSLRHAVTMLGYSPLYRWLSVLLAAAGSGTQSPVLMQTAIVRGRFAELLGQSFLPRAEAENLFVAGMFSLLDRLLGIPMAEVLDSIQLSEAVTQALLTREGIFGPFLALAEACEKDNGTVGALAESLFISASQVNEAHLSALVWAQSLKL
- the cheZ gene encoding protein phosphatase CheZ, which gives rise to MQAPVSTATTAIQHDEVLMRVGQMTRSLHDSLRGLGFDKLMERATHDIPDARDRLDYVARMTEQAAQKVLNATDAANPLQDQIGDGAKGLAVQWQATLDAPFSEIRYREEAARTMAYLAATQIATTTTHAHLLEIMMAQDFQDLTGQVIKKVTELAHGLEQQLVQLLVDYSPADVKRDADNSLLNGPQINPVGHDVVADQSQVDDLLDSLGF
- the cheY gene encoding chemotaxis response regulator CheY, with the protein product MAGPNTRFLVVDDFSTMRRIVRNLLKELGYTNVDEAEDGAMALAKLRAGQFDFVVSDWNMPVMDGLTMLQSIRADPALAKLPVLMVTAEAKKENIIAAAQAGANGYVVKPFTAATLDEKLKKIFEKLEKVGA